GCCGCTGGCGAACATCAAGATCGCGCGCTCTGATGGGGCGCGCCTGCGCTATGCTGGGGCGGTCGGAACAGGGTTCAGCGAGCGGGTCGCCGCGGCGTTGCGCGAGCGGTTCGACCGTATCCAAACTGAACGCTGCCCGGTCGCTGGCCTGAAGGTTTCCGGTGCGGTGTGGGTGTCGCCGGACCTGCGAGCCCTTGTCGCCTATCGCGGCATCACGACGGCCGGCGAGCTGCGGCACGCGAGCTTCAAGGGGCTCGAGGAGTAGCGCGAGGACTGAAGTCTGGCGGGTCGTCGCGACCGCCATAGGGGTTGCAGTCGGTACGGCACGCCTGGCTCGCACAGGGCTACCCAGGGCTCGATCAGCCGCTGTCCCTGCAGCGCTCGCACGATTGAATCATCAGCGACGCGTCTAAGTCCGTGCCGCAGTCGCCCATTGGCCTGCGTACGCTCTTAATACGAGCGTGTTGTCCCTATCGTGCTTGAGCTGCACCAAGGCGCCTTCCGCGAGCGCGGTTTCGTCGAGGATATGCGCCGAAGCCATCTGGATAGCGCCTCGCTCGTCATGGGCGGTGACCCATAGCGTGTCCCCCCGCTCGATCTCTAGGCGGTAGACTGGCATTGTCATTCGCCCCTCAAGAGCGCGTCCAGGCTCGGCACCTCGCCAAACTGGCGCAGCACCACCGCATCCTCGAACTCGCCGGTCGATGGGTCGCCCGTGCGTGAAAAGGCGACGGCGCCGGCTGCAGCTTCCGCCATCCGCCTCGCAGCGTTCTCTGCCGCGCCGGCCGACTGCCGATCCTGGGCCTCGCCAGCGACAAGCTCGCCGTCTTCGTTACGATTGAACGGCATCGCCACGAAGTAGGTTATGTGCGCCACGGCTTCTCTCCGCTCTCGCGAGCTCTCGCTTCCTGTTCCCGAGCTGCATCGTTCGTGGCTGAGCCGGGGGAAGAGAAGTAGTACCGCTCCCCCGTCAGAAATGTTGCCATCGCGTCGATCGCCGAGATCACCATGGACGCTGCATGGTAGGCTGGTCCCGTCGGTCTTACGCATCGGCACACCTCGATCATCGCTTCGCGACAAACACGCATCGCTTTTACGGTCGCCGCCGGGTCCTTGGGCAGGTCGGATCGACCCGTGCGGCGCGCCATTTCGTCCCTCAATGTTCTCCTAATGTTCTAGCGCAAAATGACGACGCGAGTCGAGTCGCCCGCAGATCAGGCGTAACGGACCAGACCTAGCCGACTTTGATCAGCACGACGCCGGCGACCAGAGCAAAGGCGCCGAGCACGCGCACCAGGCTCACCGAGTGCCGTGGCACGCCGAAAAGACCGAACTGGTCGAACGTCAACGAAGCAGCCATCTGGCCGACGACCACAAGCGCGAGCACGAGGGCCACCCCCAAGCGCGGCAAGGCGAACAGGGACAGGATGATGTAAACGCCGCCGAGCACGCCGCCGGTCCACTGGATCGCCGTCACCTGACGCAAAGAGGCGGCAGCAGGCACGGCCGCCCGCGTCACCAGCAGCGTCGCCACCATGAACGCCGTGCCGCCGAGGTAGCTGACTAGGCCGGCCCACCAGATAGAGCCGATCGCATGGCGCAGGCCGCCATTGAATACCTGTTGAGTGGCAATGGCGACGCCTGCCAGCGCCGCCAGGACGATCGCCAGAGCTGTTGGCGACACCTAGATCGCCCGCAGGTTCACGCGGGCGCTAAGCTGTTCAGCGGTTTCCTTGCGCTCGCTATAACGGTTGGTGAGATACGGGCTCGCGCCTCGGGTCAGCAGCGTGAACTTCACCAGCTCCTCCATCACATCAACAACCCGATCATAGTAGGGCGACGGCTTCATGCGATCGTTGTCGTCGAATTCCTGAAACGCCTTGGCGACAGACGATTGGTTGGGGATCGTGATCATCCGCATCCAGCGGCCGAGGATGCGGAGCTGGCTAACGGCGTTGAAAGACTGCGAGCCGCCGCTGACCTGCATCACCGCTAGAGTGCGGCCCTGAGAGGGACGCACGGAGCCCAGCGCCAGCGGTATCCAGTCGATCTGCGTCTTGAACACGCCGGTCATGGCGCCGTGGCGCTCCGGACTGGTCCAGACTTGGCCTTCCGACCAAACGAACAGGTCGCGCAGCTCCCGCACCTTCGGATGATCGACGGCCGCGGCGTCCGCCAGCGGCACGCCGGCCGGATCGAAGATCCGCGTTTCGGCGCCGAAGGCGTCGAGCAGCCGCGCCGCCTCGTAGGTGAGTAGGCGGCTGAACGATCGCTGGCGCAGCGAACCGTAGAGGAGCAGGATGCGCGGCCTGTGCGTCAAAGCCGGCACGTAGAGCGCCGCCTGGTCGATCGGCTCGAAAGCTTTGGGATCGAGGTTCGGCAGATCAGGCATTACGCTGCCTTGCCACCGCCGGCCGTTGGCCGCGCTCGTACCAGCCTTTGCTGCGGTTGACGATCGCAACCACGGTCAGCATTACCGGCACCTCGACCAGCACGCCGACGACGGTTGCCAGCGCCGCGCCGGAATTGAAGCCGAACAGGCTGATCGCGGCGGCCACCGCCAGCTCGAAGAAGTTGCTGGCGCCGATCAGCGCCGAGGGGCCTGCAACGCAGTGCTCTTCACCGGTCAGCCGGTTGAGCAGGTACGCCAGCCCCGAGTTGAAATAGACCTGGATCAGAATCGGCACCGCCAGCAACGCGATCACGCCGGGCTGCTTGATGATCTGCTCGCCCTGGAAGCCGAACAGCAGCACCAGCGTCGCCAGCAGCGCCACCAGGGAGAGTGGTTGCAGGATGCCGAGAAGGCGCGGCAGGGCATCACCCCCCCGCCCGACCAGGCGCCGGCGTAGCAGCTGGGCGACGATCACCGGCAAGATGATGTAGAGCACCACCGACAGGATCAGCGTGTTCCAGGGCACCGTGATCGCCGAGAGGCCCAGCAGCAGGCCGACGATCGGCGCGAAGGCAAAGACCATGATCGTGTCGTTCAGCGCGACTTGGCTCAGCGTGAAATGCGGCTCGCCCTTAGTAAGATTCGACCAGACGAATACCATCGCCGTGCAGGGCGCGGCGGCCAGGATGATCAGGCCGGCGATGTAAGAATTGATCTGCTCGGCCGGCAGGTACGGCCGGAACAGGTAGCCCACGAACAGCCAGGCGAGTGCCGCCATCGAGAACGGCTTGACCGCCCAGTTGATGAAAAGCGTGACCCCGATCCCGCGCCAATGCTGGCGCACCTGGCCGAGTGCGGCGAAGTCGATTTTGATCAGCATCGGGATGATCATCAGCCAGATCAGCACCGCCACCGGCAGGTTGACCTTGGCGACCTCGAGGCCGCCGATCGCGTGGAATACGCCCGGCATGACGTGTCCCAGGGCGACACCGACGACGATGCACAGCGCGACCCACAGGGTAAGGTACCGTTCAAAGCGTGACATGGGATTTCCTCAAGCCGAACGGACGGGCAGGCCAAGTTCGTTGACGACACGCTCGCCATCTTCCTTGAAGAATTCGCCGCGCTGGGGCGGCAGCAGGCTCATCACCAGCTCGGACGGCCGGCACAGCCGCACGCCATGCGGGGAGACCACAATCGGCCGGTTGATCAGGATCGGGTGCGCCATCATCGCGTCGAGCAGCGCATCGTCGCTCAGGCTTGGATCGCCAAGCCCCAGCTCGCCGTAAGGCGTCCCCTTCTCCCGCAGCAGCGCGCGGGGCGTGCTGCCCATGCGCGCGATCAGCTGCACCAGGAGCGCTCGCGCAGGCGGGGATTTCAGGTACTCGATCACGTGCGGCTCGACGCCGGCATTGCGGATCAGGCCGAGCGTGTTGCGAGACGTGCCGCAGTCGGGGTTGTGATAGATCACGACGTCCATCAGGCGACGTCCGATCGCGGGTGGCTTGCCCCTTCGGCCTGGCCAATCTCACGGACCTTGGCGCGCAGACTCAGCTCGTCGAGGCTGGCGATCGGCAACGCCATGAACAGCGACACCCTGGCCTTAAGGTAACGGAGCGCCAAGGCGAAGGCGCGCGCCTTGTCGAGATCGGAACCCTCGACCGCCGCCGGGTCCTCGATGCCCCAATGCGCGTTGATTGGTTGGCCGGGCCAGATTGGACACGTCTCACCGGCCGCGCTGTCGCAGACCGTGAACACGAAATCCATCACAGGTGCGCCGGATGCCGCGAACTCGTCCCAGCTTTTGGCGCGCAGGCCTTCGGTCGCGAGACCGACGTGCGCCAGCTCTTTCAGAGCGAACGGATTGATCTCACCTTTGGGGTGGCTGCCAGCCGAAAAGGCTTGAAAGCGCCCCGCCCCGTTGGCGTTCAAGAGAGCCTCAGCGAGGATCGAGCGGGCGGAGTTGCCCGTGCAAAGAAACAGCACATTGTAGATGCGGTCAGTCATGGGCGCGGACCTCTGGCGGGCAGCAGGGCATCAGATCGGCGATCAAGGGAGCGCACAGCTCAGGCCGGCCCTGGCAGCAATCCTTGACCAGGAAGAGCGTCATTTCGCGCAAGGTGGCGAGATCCGCGCGGTAGATGATTGATCGGCTTTGACGCTCGGCCTTGATCAGGCCGGCGCGTGTGAGGATCGCCAGGTGCGCCGACATGGTGTTGTGCGGCACGGCGAGCTGACGGGCGACTTCGCCGGCCGGCAGTCCGTCCGGCTCGTGCCGGACGAGCAGCCTGAAGGTGTCGAGACGGGTGCCCTGAGCTAAAGCCGCAAGGGCCCGGATCGCGAGTTCGTTATCCATATGTCCATATTACCAGACATATGATAAACGTCAACAATAGCTCGATTAAAGGCTCTCTTCCAACCGGGCAAAATTAGACAGGCGCCCGCGCTACGAGATGGCTGGAATTGCCTGCTGGGAACGCCTGTGCAATTGTCAGGGGTGATCTCGAGCGCCTTCATACGCTTCGTCGTGGCGATCTGCATGCTGGCCGGCTTGATGGCGGGGCCAGCATCGATCGCGGCGCCTGCGCACGCGCCGGGCATGAGCACGGCGATGCCGGCGGACATGGACTGCTGCCCGAAGAAGCAGTCCGCTCCACGTTGCGCAAAGTGC
This Beijerinckiaceae bacterium RH AL1 DNA region includes the following protein-coding sequences:
- a CDS encoding Transcriptional regulator (ID:RHAL1_00296;~source:Prodigal:2.6); translation: MDNELAIRALAALAQGTRLDTFRLLVRHEPDGLPAGEVARQLAVPHNTMSAHLAILTRAGLIKAERQSRSIIYRADLATLREMTLFLVKDCCQGRPELCAPLIADLMPCCPPEVRAHD
- a CDS encoding ArsR family transcriptional regulator (ID:RHAL1_00295;~source:Prodigal:2.6), which translates into the protein MTDRIYNVLFLCTGNSARSILAEALLNANGAGRFQAFSAGSHPKGEINPFALKELAHVGLATEGLRAKSWDEFAASGAPVMDFVFTVCDSAAGETCPIWPGQPINAHWGIEDPAAVEGSDLDKARAFALALRYLKARVSLFMALPIASLDELSLRAKVREIGQAEGASHPRSDVA
- a CDS encoding protein of unknown function (ID:RHAL1_00289;~source:Prodigal:2.6); this encodes MTMPVYRLEIERGDTLWVTAHDERGAIQMASAHILDETALAEGALVQLKHDRDNTLVLRAYAGQWATAART
- the arsC gene encoding arsenate reductase (ID:RHAL1_00294;~source:Prodigal:2.6), with the protein product MDVVIYHNPDCGTSRNTLGLIRNAGVEPHVIEYLKSPPARALLVQLIARMGSTPRALLREKGTPYGELGLGDPSLSDDALLDAMMAHPILINRPIVVSPHGVRLCRPSELVMSLLPPQRGEFFKEDGERVVNELGLPVRSA
- a CDS encoding hypothetical protein (ID:RHAL1_00290;~conserved protein of unknown function;~source:Prodigal:2.6); protein product: MAHITYFVAMPFNRNEDGELVAGEAQDRQSAGAAENAARRMAEAAAGAVAFSRTGDPSTGEFEDAVVLRQFGEVPSLDALLRGE
- the arsH gene encoding NADPH-dependent FMN reductase ArsH (ID:RHAL1_00292;~source:Prodigal:2.6) yields the protein MPDLPNLDPKAFEPIDQAALYVPALTHRPRILLLYGSLRQRSFSRLLTYEAARLLDAFGAETRIFDPAGVPLADAAAVDHPKVRELRDLFVWSEGQVWTSPERHGAMTGVFKTQIDWIPLALGSVRPSQGRTLAVMQVSGGSQSFNAVSQLRILGRWMRMITIPNQSSVAKAFQEFDDNDRMKPSPYYDRVVDVMEELVKFTLLTRGASPYLTNRYSERKETAEQLSARVNLRAI
- the acr gene encoding Arsenical-resistance protein Acr3 (ID:RHAL1_00293;~source:Prodigal:2.6); the encoded protein is MSRFERYLTLWVALCIVVGVALGHVMPGVFHAIGGLEVAKVNLPVAVLIWLMIIPMLIKIDFAALGQVRQHWRGIGVTLFINWAVKPFSMAALAWLFVGYLFRPYLPAEQINSYIAGLIILAAAPCTAMVFVWSNLTKGEPHFTLSQVALNDTIMVFAFAPIVGLLLGLSAITVPWNTLILSVVLYIILPVIVAQLLRRRLVGRGGDALPRLLGILQPLSLVALLATLVLLFGFQGEQIIKQPGVIALLAVPILIQVYFNSGLAYLLNRLTGEEHCVAGPSALIGASNFFELAVAAAISLFGFNSGAALATVVGVLVEVPVMLTVVAIVNRSKGWYERGQRPAVARQRNA
- a CDS encoding hypothetical protein (ID:RHAL1_00291;~conserved membrane protein of unknown function;~source:Prodigal:2.6), translating into MSPTALAIVLAALAGVAIATQQVFNGGLRHAIGSIWWAGLVSYLGGTAFMVATLLVTRAAVPAAASLRQVTAIQWTGGVLGGVYIILSLFALPRLGVALVLALVVVGQMAASLTFDQFGLFGVPRHSVSLVRVLGAFALVAGVVLIKVG